The Ranitomeya variabilis isolate aRanVar5 chromosome 7, aRanVar5.hap1, whole genome shotgun sequence genome includes a window with the following:
- the LOC143784823 gene encoding histone H3: MARTKQTARKSTGGKAPRKQLATKAARKSAPATGGVKKPHRYRPGTVALREIRRYQKSTELLIRKLPFQRLVREIAQDFKTDLRFQSSAVMALQEASEAYLVGLFEDTNLCAIHAKRVTIMPKDIQLARRIRGERA, encoded by the coding sequence ATGGCCAGAACCAAGCAGACCGCccgtaaatccaccggagggaaagcTCCCCGCAAGCAGCTGGCCACTAAGGCCGCCAGGAAGAGCGCTCCGGCCACTGGTGGAGTGAAGAAGCCCCATCGTTACCGCCCGGGAACAGTCGCTCTCCGTGAGATCCGCCGCTATCAGAAATCCACCGAGCTGCTGATCCGTAAACTTCCCTTCCAGCGACTGGTGAGAGAGATCGCCCAGGACTTCAAGACTGATCTGCGCTTCCAAAGCTCGGCCGTGATGGCCCTGCAGGAGGCCAGCGAGGCTTATCTGGTGGGGCTGTTTGAGGACACCAACCTGTGCGCCATCCACGCCAAGAGGGTCACCATCATGCCCAAAGACATCCAGCTGGCCCG